AAAGAATCTAAAAATAGTGCTTTTCTTGAAGTTTTCACAGCAGACAAAAAAAGACCGATTTCAATATCTGGCCACACAGTCATCGCTAAAGAAGCATCAAAATAGTTATCTTTCGTTTTGAGCCTCATAGATCCTTTGCTCGTCTTGATATGATTGTAAAATTGATAGGTGTAGCTTAAACGAAATTGGGTTTCAAAAATGGGATCTAGCCAAGGCTTTGAATCAAAAGCAAATCCATACGCACACAATAGACACAATATAAGCTTTTTCATTCACCGATTCCTTGATGAGATAACCATCTCTCACAATCTATCGCCGCCATACACCCCGTTCCAGCAGCAGTGACAGCTTGCCGATAGATAAAATCTTGTACATCTCCTGCAGCATACACTCCCTCAACGCTCGTTTGTGTCGTTCCAGGTTTGACCACAACATATCCTTTTTCATTAAGCTCTAGCTGGCGATTTAAAAAGGCTGTATTGGGTTCATGCCCAATGGCAAAAAAGAGCCCTGCGGCTTCTCTTTTTTCCTGTTTTTTTGTTTGGCTATTTTCAATTGTTACAGATCGAACAACCTTATCGCCTTCTACTTTCATCACAACTGTATTCCACAAAATTTCTATCTTAGGATGATTTTTGACCCTCTCTTGCATAATTTTAGATGCTCTGAGTTGATCGCGACGATGGACTAAAAAGACGCGTTTTCCAAATTTGGTTAAAAAAATTGCCTCTTCACATGCACTATCACCTCCACCAATCACGTAGAGATCTTGGTCGCGGAAAATAGGATTAGCACCATCGCATACAGCACAGGCCGTCACGCCTTTTTGCCAAAACTCACCATCTCTTGACCCTTCAATATCTAAGCGTTTCGCAAAGGCTCCTGTAGCAACAATCACACTTTCTGCTTCAAATTGGTGGTCTGTTCCATTGACAATAAAGGGTCTTTTGGAAAAATCGACATTAATGACATCTTCTAACAAGATTTGGGAACCAAATCGTTTAGCTTGTTCCTTGCATTCTATCATTAAATCCGGTCCTAAAATACCTTTTGAAAAACCTGGATAATTTTCCACCTCTGTTGTGAGCATGAGCTGGCCACCTGCTGTTCCCGATTTAAATCCTTCAAAAAGCACAGGTTCTAGGTTCGCCCGAGCTGTATAAATCGCCGCTGTGTAACCCGCTGGTCCCGATCCAATAATGACAACTTTTTTCCTTTCCATTTTGCCTCCTTAAAAACTGATGTTACGCATTAAATACAACTTATGGGAAGGCTACAGAAAACAAGCTACTTCGTCTTACTCTTCGTCCAACTCTAACTTGAGTTGGATTTCATCGTCATCCTTGTATCTTGCTTATCTTCGCTCTTCCCTAAATAGATTTACTGCATAACATCAGTTTCAAAATTCTAATATACTTGCTTGTGAAAGTTTTTGCAACTATGATGATGAATACTAATAACAAAATTAAATATATGAATTGGGTTTCAAAATTTTCAATCAGAATGCCATTTGGAGATCGCAGTTAACCACCTGGGGGGCTGCTTGGGCAGCCCCCCAGGTGGTTAACAAGAGCGAAAACAAAATTCTGATTGAAAAGAGAAGCATGAATTTATATAGTTAATTTTGTTATTGGTATTAAATGAAAGTATCCATTCAAAAAGCACTGAATCTTTACCCGTCTGAAATGTTAAAAACATTTTTTTTCGCGCTGCTTGCTTTTTTGTGGTCCTTTAGCGTGGCTCTATCGCTCACATTGTTTGACGGACTTTTTCTAGAGCATCTTGGAGCAAAACATCTGCCAAAAGCTTATGCTGTGGGAGGTCTTTTTGTCATCCTGATCTCTTTTTGGTTTTTAAGAGCAATGAAAACGCGCTCCCTTGCTGCGATTTTTTCCACGATCTTATTGGTAGAAATTGCTCTTTTTGCCTTTTTCATTGGATCTGGCATCATGTTTTCTAACTTGCCTGAATGGATCTTTTTTGCCTACCGTGTCTTGGCTTACATGAGCTTAGCTGTTGTCACAACGGCTTTTTGGTCATTTACAGACCAATATTTTGATTTGCAAGATGCAAAACGCATCTATTCGATTGTGTTTTCCTGCCTTTTTTTAGGAGCAATTAGCGCCAATTTTTGCATCACACTTGGATATGTCTTTGTTGGTAATATCGGACTTGGGGTGTTAATTTTACTAGGATTTCTATTGAGTTTTTTTATTGTGCACACAGTTAAACGTAAATTTATGATCGCTCACGATGATACTTCGGATGGATCGGATGTGGTCGGTGTTTCCTTCAAAGAGTTGCTCTTGCAAATCTTCACTTCAAAATACACCCTGTTTTTAACCCTCTATTCGATTTTAGCAGAACTGATTTGGAACATCACGGAATTTGGATATTTGAGCGAATTTCAAATCTATTTCCAAAGTTTAGATCCCACAGCTTTTAAAACCGATCCTCGATTGATTCAGTATTTAGCCACTACCAAAGGTTTAGTTTCCCTATTCAATGTCTTTTTATCGCTTTTCATCTATTCACGTCTTGTAAAAAAAATCAGTGTGAATCGCACTATTTTTGTGCCCTTTGTTTTGTTTTTCTTGCTTTACAGCACATGGGTAGGCTTTTCTAATCTTGTGATAGCCACAGTGGCTCTTGTCCTAGTCGAAGGTGTTTTATACACCTTTGGAGACAATAATTTTTCTCTGCTGTTGCATGGCACGCCCAATAAAATACGCATTCCCTATCGAGTGATAACAGCTGCATTCTTAGAACCTTTCGCGCTTCTTTTGACCGCAGGTTTTTTAAGCGTTCCTTTCTTCAATCCCATCATTTTGGGCTTCTTTTTTGTTTCGCTAATGCTCCTTACCACCTTTTTGCTCAATTTGCACTATAAAAAAGCTATTCTACAAAATTTAAGAAAAGCTCACCTAAGCTTAACAAAACCCATAGCAAGCTTTTTCAAACACTTTTCAAAAAAAGAAAAAATAGGGATCAAAAAACAGCTAGAAACTTTAAAACCTAGCGCTTTCATCTTTGAAATATTGGAGCATTTTCAAAATAAAAATACGCAGATTGCCTATCTAGAATTGTTAGATGATACCACGCTATTTGCCATCCTTTCTAAAGAAAAATTTTCACATCTTTTAAAAAGCCCTAAGCTCATTGAGCTTTTAAGAGCTAAAAAAAGCATACAATCTATGGTTTTTTTAGCCAAAGCTAAAGCTCTTTCTGTCAATAAAGCACTGCGTTTTTTAAAGACAAGTAGTTTAGAACTAAAAAAAGCAGGTATTATCACTTTATTATTCACGCATGAACACAAAAAAGCTCTAGATGCTTTTGATGCGCTTTTTACAAATGATAAAAAAAACTACATCATTGCCAGCTTAGAAATTATAGCGAATGTCAAAG
The DNA window shown above is from Chlamydiota bacterium and carries:
- the trxB gene encoding Thioredoxin reductase, encoding MERKKVVIIGSGPAGYTAAIYTARANLEPVLFEGFKSGTAGGQLMLTTEVENYPGFSKGILGPDLMIECKEQAKRFGSQILLEDVINVDFSKRPFIVNGTDHQFEAESVIVATGAFAKRLDIEGSRDGEFWQKGVTACAVCDGANPIFRDQDLYVIGGGDSACEEAIFLTKFGKRVFLVHRRDQLRASKIMQERVKNHPKIEILWNTVVMKVEGDKVVRSVTIENSQTKKQEKREAAGLFFAIGHEPNTAFLNRQLELNEKGYVVVKPGTTQTSVEGVYAAGDVQDFIYRQAVTAAGTGCMAAIDCERWLSHQGIGE